One region of Mycolicibacterium insubricum genomic DNA includes:
- a CDS encoding acetyl-CoA acetyltransferase, which translates to MAIPPRTPVVVGVGELTHRGEGTVDPIDLAAEAARRALHDASAAIGHRIDTVATPGILMIPRDNPASRIAEATGLTPDHRISCPVGGNTPQYLVEVLGRRIWRGVSDAALIVGAESGASARKVASGSALLEPKPIAAQDESLGDTRPGLSEAEVGAGLHWPHEVYPIFESAIAARSGRTFDEQRRWLGDLMAPFTVEASRHLEQAWFPRARSADELSTVSPANRMVCEPYPKLLNSIIAVDMAAAFVIMAAEVAEELGVPSDRWVFPWSSATCNDVYFPVQRPDLGRSAGIRAAGKAVLAASGLHIDDIRWFDFYSCFPSAVEAAIDALDLDPADDRGFTVTGGLPYHGGPGNNYVSHSIVEMVRRCRSDPDAVGLVSGLGWYITKHSLGLWSATPPPTGWQTPDMADAQSAIDGTSLPVASPADASGEATIDGYTVVHDRDQGPSWVPIFARMTDGRRVAARSDDAEVAVAMSRDMCVGHQVAVRQADGHVEFELS; encoded by the coding sequence TTGGCCATCCCACCACGCACTCCGGTTGTCGTCGGCGTCGGTGAACTGACACATCGCGGTGAAGGCACCGTCGATCCCATCGATTTGGCCGCCGAGGCCGCGCGTCGAGCGCTGCATGATGCTTCGGCCGCGATCGGGCATCGCATCGATACCGTGGCGACGCCCGGAATCTTGATGATCCCACGCGACAACCCCGCGTCGAGGATTGCCGAAGCGACTGGGCTGACGCCGGATCATCGCATCAGTTGTCCGGTCGGCGGCAACACCCCCCAGTATCTGGTCGAGGTCCTCGGCCGCCGCATTTGGCGCGGCGTCAGCGACGCGGCTCTGATCGTCGGAGCGGAAAGCGGCGCGTCAGCACGCAAAGTCGCATCCGGTAGCGCACTTTTGGAGCCCAAACCCATCGCAGCACAGGACGAGTCACTCGGTGACACCCGCCCGGGACTGAGCGAAGCCGAGGTGGGCGCCGGGTTACATTGGCCGCACGAGGTGTACCCGATCTTCGAATCCGCGATCGCGGCCCGATCAGGCCGCACATTCGACGAACAGCGCCGCTGGCTGGGTGACTTGATGGCTCCGTTCACGGTTGAGGCGTCCCGACATCTCGAGCAGGCCTGGTTTCCGCGTGCCCGTAGCGCAGACGAGCTCAGCACGGTCTCCCCGGCTAACCGGATGGTGTGCGAGCCGTATCCGAAGCTGCTCAACAGCATCATCGCCGTGGATATGGCTGCCGCTTTCGTGATCATGGCCGCCGAAGTCGCCGAGGAACTCGGAGTGCCCAGTGATCGTTGGGTCTTCCCGTGGTCGTCGGCCACATGCAACGACGTGTATTTCCCGGTTCAGCGGCCTGATCTGGGTCGTTCCGCCGGAATAAGGGCCGCCGGCAAGGCGGTATTGGCGGCCAGTGGACTTCACATCGACGACATTAGATGGTTTGATTTCTACTCTTGCTTTCCTTCCGCGGTCGAGGCGGCGATCGACGCCTTGGATCTCGACCCGGCGGATGACCGCGGGTTCACGGTGACCGGCGGACTGCCCTACCACGGAGGGCCGGGTAACAACTATGTCAGCCATTCGATCGTCGAGATGGTGCGACGCTGCAGGAGCGACCCGGACGCCGTCGGGCTCGTGTCCGGACTGGGCTGGTACATCACAAAGCACTCGCTGGGTCTGTGGTCGGCGACTCCACCGCCAACGGGATGGCAGACTCCGGACATGGCCGATGCGCAGTCTGCGATCGACGGCACCTCCCTCCCGGTCGCTTCTCCCGCCGACGCATCCGGAGAGGCGACCATAGATGGATACACCGTCGTGCACGACCGTGACCAAGGCCCCTCCTGGGTGCCGATTTTCGCGCGCATGACCGACGGCCGCCGCGTCGCGGCGCGCAGTGACGATGCCGAGGTGGCGGTGGCAATGTCACGAGACATGTGCGTCGGACACCAAGTCGCCGTGCGGCAGGCGGACGGACACGTCGAATTCGAACTGTCGTGA
- a CDS encoding TetR/AcrR family transcriptional regulator, translated as MSAEERHRNRRTRLIEAAMELIGTHGVAAATVTAVCAESGVTSRYFYQHFPDRDALLRAVYQQLYATFQEVIVDAIPDAGAPPEVLAYAPIRGLVSMINNDPRLGRILFVESATEPLLRELRSDMMTGFTDLVLREARLHLDIADSAVGVAHLASTLGVGGLFEVLRRWLDGELEFTTDELVQHCAGFLGSLGSYVLLQNAVESATTKAKPQS; from the coding sequence ATGTCCGCCGAGGAGCGTCACCGGAACAGGCGCACGCGTCTCATCGAGGCCGCGATGGAGTTGATCGGCACGCACGGCGTTGCCGCCGCCACGGTGACTGCCGTATGCGCTGAGTCCGGCGTGACGTCACGCTACTTCTATCAGCATTTCCCTGACAGAGACGCCCTCTTGCGAGCTGTCTACCAGCAGCTCTACGCAACCTTCCAGGAGGTGATAGTTGACGCGATCCCCGATGCCGGCGCCCCACCCGAGGTGCTCGCGTACGCGCCGATCCGCGGGCTGGTCAGCATGATCAACAATGATCCTCGACTGGGTCGGATCTTGTTCGTGGAATCTGCAACGGAGCCGCTGCTTCGGGAGTTACGCAGCGACATGATGACCGGTTTCACCGACCTCGTATTGCGTGAGGCCAGACTTCACCTTGACATCGCCGACTCCGCAGTGGGCGTTGCCCATTTGGCCTCGACATTGGGTGTGGGTGGGTTATTCGAAGTCTTGCGCCGCTGGCTCGACGGAGAACTCGAGTTCACCACCGATGAACTCGTTCAGCACTGCGCAGGTTTCCTGGGCAGCCTCGGCAGCTATGTGCTGCTGCAGAACGCAGTCGAGTCGGCCACGACCAAAGCCAAACCTCAGAGTTAG
- a CDS encoding TetR/AcrR family transcriptional regulator: MARDRLLDAAETCLQGKGLSGTTMEDIARHAGVSRATVYRYFASRESVVSGVIVRAAERYLHRTSGRILAHTDLGSAILDFVAVTVRAARREPIIGMLFASDDELAGVGLAEGTSVALFELVAEFLRPVFAAHWHQLEAGVSVDDAAEWILRIILSLLAVRGPRHRSPEGIDAFLRRFLLPALLADTHSCIAATTAE; this comes from the coding sequence ATGGCGCGCGATCGCCTACTCGACGCCGCCGAAACGTGCCTGCAAGGCAAGGGGCTGTCGGGCACCACGATGGAGGATATCGCCAGGCATGCGGGCGTATCGCGCGCCACGGTCTATCGCTACTTCGCTAGTCGCGAATCCGTCGTATCCGGTGTCATCGTCCGCGCAGCGGAACGCTACCTGCACCGCACCAGCGGACGGATCTTGGCGCACACCGACTTGGGCTCTGCCATATTGGACTTCGTTGCAGTCACGGTGCGCGCGGCACGCCGCGAACCGATAATCGGCATGCTCTTCGCCAGCGACGATGAACTCGCCGGCGTGGGACTGGCCGAGGGAACGTCGGTGGCGCTGTTCGAACTCGTCGCCGAGTTTCTGCGACCCGTGTTCGCCGCACACTGGCATCAACTCGAAGCCGGCGTTTCGGTCGATGACGCCGCCGAATGGATTTTGCGCATCATCCTCAGCTTGCTCGCGGTTCGCGGCCCCCGGCACCGCAGCCCCGAAGGAATCGATGCTTTCTTGCGCCGATTCCTGCTTCCCGCGCTACTGGCCGACACTCACAGTTGCATTGCTGCGACAACTGCGGAGTAG
- a CDS encoding zinc-dependent alcohol dehydrogenase encodes MNADALVLTKPRTLERRHLPVPRIDDESGLLRIEACGLCGTDHEQFSGHLPTGFAFIPGHEIIGVIEGIGDAARERWGVSVGQRVAVEVFRSCRECDSCGRGEYRRCSSNGLATMFGFVDVNIPPGLWGGYATHLHLPFDSMPLPVPDGLDPIVATLFNPLGAGIKWAAMLPETSPGDVVAVLGPGIRGICAAVAAKEAGAAFVAMTGVGPRDRTRLAAAHQFGVDLTIDVTEDDPAQALQMATGRLADVVVDVTAKAPAAFADAVALAQPGGRVVVAGTRGGGGAPGFEPDLLVFKELRIFGSLGVDYPAYQSAIELLVSRRWPFEELHREITGFAGLPGLLDLLAGNEPDRVPALHNVFVPIA; translated from the coding sequence GTGAACGCCGACGCGCTCGTGCTGACCAAGCCGCGCACCCTTGAACGGCGGCATCTTCCGGTGCCGCGCATCGACGACGAGTCCGGTCTCCTGCGGATCGAGGCGTGCGGGCTCTGCGGAACCGACCACGAGCAGTTCAGCGGACACCTGCCGACGGGGTTCGCCTTCATCCCCGGACACGAGATCATCGGCGTCATCGAGGGAATCGGTGACGCCGCGCGCGAGCGTTGGGGCGTCTCGGTGGGTCAGCGAGTCGCCGTCGAGGTGTTCCGATCGTGTCGGGAGTGCGACTCGTGCGGCCGCGGCGAGTATCGCAGGTGCTCGAGCAACGGCCTCGCCACCATGTTCGGCTTCGTCGACGTGAACATCCCGCCCGGCCTGTGGGGAGGCTATGCAACCCACCTGCATCTGCCGTTCGATTCCATGCCGTTGCCGGTCCCGGACGGACTCGACCCGATCGTCGCGACGTTGTTCAATCCGCTTGGGGCAGGGATCAAATGGGCTGCCATGTTGCCCGAGACAAGCCCGGGCGACGTCGTCGCGGTCCTCGGACCAGGGATCCGCGGGATTTGTGCTGCCGTAGCCGCCAAGGAGGCCGGAGCGGCATTCGTCGCGATGACCGGGGTCGGCCCTCGCGACCGAACTCGGCTAGCCGCAGCCCACCAGTTCGGCGTGGACCTGACCATCGACGTCACCGAAGACGACCCGGCGCAGGCCCTGCAAATGGCGACCGGCCGGCTCGCAGATGTCGTCGTCGACGTCACCGCGAAGGCGCCAGCCGCATTCGCGGACGCCGTCGCACTCGCGCAGCCCGGCGGACGCGTGGTGGTCGCGGGCACACGCGGCGGCGGCGGAGCGCCGGGCTTCGAGCCAGACCTGCTCGTATTCAAGGAACTACGCATCTTCGGTTCGTTGGGGGTCGACTACCCCGCCTACCAGAGCGCCATCGAGCTGCTGGTCTCTAGGCGTTGGCCCTTCGAAGAATTGCACCGCGAGATCACCGGTTTCGCCGGCCTGCCCGGGCTGCTCGACCTTCTGGCCGGCAACGAGCCGGACCGGGTCCCCGCTCTGCACAACGTCTTTGTGCCGATCGCCTGA
- a CDS encoding PucR family transcriptional regulator, translating to MLDSSEVQDTPGHAVHHLFRDLGDLVRELPESIHGLLIEQVAELAADQQLKELLSDTVAANVDTWFSVVRHSIPFDRMESPTAALEHARRMAQREVPVNALLRAYRLGHQYGLNLIIAGLRSADLPPEEKLALIEHITRVSFRYIDWMSEQVLETYQTERAEWDERRRSLRAQAIRDILNGRDVDLTEASSAMRYFLGATHVALMVWLDRDAGADTDEFIAMERFMQHAVSATGAKQSVYFSIDRLVGCAWMTVHRPSDYLSQLRDFVRAQPDGPRLSVGEPLPGIEGFRRTYRQAEQARVVAVAADGSSRHRIVAARDPGVALASMLMTDDATLKEWIHDVLGPLAQNTASDQRLRDTLRVFLRAGSSFKAAANELQIHANTVKYRVNRALERRGRPIAAERLDVEVALLMCYWLGEVALNPTQALGRS from the coding sequence GTGCTTGATTCATCCGAAGTTCAAGACACCCCCGGTCACGCGGTTCATCACCTATTCCGAGACCTCGGCGACCTCGTCAGAGAATTGCCCGAGTCCATACATGGCCTTCTGATTGAGCAAGTTGCCGAACTCGCTGCCGATCAACAGCTCAAAGAGCTACTGAGTGACACCGTCGCCGCGAACGTAGACACTTGGTTCTCCGTCGTCCGTCACTCGATCCCGTTCGACCGCATGGAGTCACCGACGGCCGCCCTTGAACACGCCCGGAGGATGGCGCAACGCGAGGTACCCGTCAACGCGCTGCTGCGGGCATACAGGCTCGGGCACCAGTATGGATTGAACCTCATCATCGCTGGCCTTCGGAGCGCGGACCTACCGCCCGAGGAGAAATTGGCGCTCATTGAACACATCACCCGTGTGTCTTTCCGCTACATCGACTGGATGTCTGAGCAGGTCTTGGAGACATATCAGACTGAACGCGCGGAGTGGGACGAGCGCCGACGAAGTTTGCGTGCACAAGCCATTCGAGACATCCTCAACGGACGCGACGTAGACCTGACCGAAGCGTCGTCGGCTATGAGGTACTTCTTGGGCGCAACGCATGTGGCTCTCATGGTATGGCTCGACCGAGATGCGGGCGCCGACACCGACGAGTTCATCGCCATGGAGCGCTTCATGCAACACGCGGTCTCCGCCACTGGAGCGAAGCAATCGGTCTACTTCTCCATCGACCGCCTCGTCGGATGCGCATGGATGACGGTTCACCGCCCGTCGGACTATTTATCGCAGCTGCGCGACTTCGTCCGGGCTCAACCTGACGGCCCAAGACTTTCCGTCGGTGAACCACTTCCGGGGATTGAAGGCTTCCGCCGCACCTACCGACAGGCTGAGCAGGCCCGTGTGGTCGCGGTGGCAGCCGACGGCTCCTCACGGCACCGGATCGTCGCTGCACGAGATCCCGGTGTGGCCCTGGCCTCGATGCTGATGACCGATGACGCGACTCTGAAGGAATGGATTCACGATGTGCTGGGCCCGTTGGCTCAGAACACTGCATCGGACCAGCGTCTACGAGACACGCTGAGGGTGTTCTTGCGTGCCGGTTCCAGCTTCAAAGCCGCCGCCAACGAATTGCAGATACACGCCAATACCGTCAAGTATCGCGTAAATCGAGCACT
- a CDS encoding alpha/beta fold hydrolase yields MTSTFERVRNEDGTALAADVYRHESARAVVILLHGGGQNRHAWATTARRLHARGYTVVAYDARGHGDSEWDPDGRYDLDRLASDLLSIRRYASDGRPPAVVGASLGGMTVLGTHLVAPADLWGAVVLVDITPRMEFHGARRVVSFMGAHPDGFDTLDAAADVIAQYNRHRARPKNLDGLRKVLQQRDDGRWIWRWDPAFIASNFEFLQGDPATGAKEFGAISDLLIEGARRVRAPTLLIRGVHSDVTSQQSVEEFLEVVPHAEAVDVSGTGHMVAGDDNDAFTSAVADFLDRTLNDSSD; encoded by the coding sequence ATGACCTCAACGTTCGAGCGCGTCCGCAACGAAGACGGAACCGCCCTTGCAGCCGATGTCTACCGACACGAATCCGCCCGCGCGGTCGTCATACTGCTGCACGGCGGTGGACAGAACCGCCATGCCTGGGCGACTACCGCGCGCCGCTTACACGCGCGCGGGTATACCGTCGTCGCTTACGACGCCCGCGGTCACGGCGACAGCGAGTGGGACCCCGATGGTCGATACGATCTCGACCGACTTGCATCCGACCTGCTGTCGATTCGCCGATATGCCAGCGATGGCCGCCCGCCAGCTGTCGTTGGCGCATCCTTGGGCGGCATGACGGTGTTGGGAACGCATTTGGTGGCGCCTGCCGATCTGTGGGGAGCCGTCGTACTGGTCGACATAACTCCGCGAATGGAGTTTCACGGAGCACGCCGCGTCGTGTCTTTCATGGGCGCCCATCCCGACGGATTCGATACGCTCGACGCGGCCGCGGACGTCATTGCCCAGTACAACCGGCATCGCGCTCGGCCCAAGAACTTGGACGGTCTCCGAAAGGTCTTGCAGCAGCGCGACGACGGTCGGTGGATCTGGCGATGGGATCCGGCGTTCATAGCTTCCAACTTCGAGTTCCTGCAGGGCGACCCAGCAACTGGTGCCAAAGAATTCGGCGCCATAAGCGACCTTCTCATCGAAGGGGCCCGCCGCGTGCGAGCACCAACGCTTCTCATTCGCGGCGTTCACTCCGACGTGACGTCGCAGCAGTCGGTCGAGGAGTTCCTCGAAGTCGTACCGCACGCCGAGGCTGTCGACGTTTCGGGCACGGGCCACATGGTTGCGGGCGACGACAACGACGCCTTCACTTCGGCAGTCGCAGATTTTCTCGACCGCACGCTGAACGACTCGTCGGACTGA
- a CDS encoding metal-dependent hydrolase — translation MSDDSSTRPTTRVVPKPRRVRFDMPAETSRQHFVDGDLVMSHFVSTLSATFPEGEDFFIRSVREYRDHISDADLKEAVKGFIAQEATHRHQHRLLNDRLQAMGYPTEGIDRHIKKLVGRLEKRFSPKMRLAVTAALEHYTATFAEIILTSDEAQELIGYTEVRPILLWHALEECEHKAVAFDVYETVGGSERTRVWGMRIASLLLFTELVIQTTRSLAGDRAAYNPVRLLRSLRAFRHNPLFSRAAIERFRSYTHAGFHPDDWDSAEILERWTKELFDADGGQQLRSNV, via the coding sequence ATGAGCGACGATTCGTCCACACGGCCCACCACGCGGGTCGTCCCGAAGCCCCGCCGTGTCCGATTCGACATGCCTGCTGAGACCAGTCGGCAGCACTTCGTCGATGGCGACTTGGTGATGAGCCACTTTGTGTCCACCTTGTCGGCCACGTTCCCCGAAGGCGAAGACTTCTTCATCCGGTCAGTCCGCGAGTACCGGGACCACATCAGCGACGCTGACCTGAAGGAGGCGGTCAAGGGATTCATCGCTCAAGAGGCCACCCACCGGCACCAGCATCGGCTGCTCAACGATCGCCTTCAAGCGATGGGCTATCCCACCGAGGGGATCGATCGGCATATCAAGAAGTTGGTTGGCCGACTCGAGAAGCGTTTTTCTCCCAAGATGCGCCTGGCTGTGACGGCAGCCCTCGAGCACTACACGGCGACATTCGCCGAGATCATTCTCACCAGCGACGAAGCTCAAGAACTGATCGGCTACACCGAGGTGCGGCCGATTCTGCTTTGGCACGCACTGGAGGAATGCGAGCACAAGGCCGTCGCTTTCGATGTCTACGAGACGGTCGGTGGAAGCGAACGCACCAGGGTCTGGGGAATGCGGATCGCCAGTCTCCTATTGTTCACCGAGTTGGTCATCCAGACCACCCGCTCTCTGGCCGGCGATCGTGCCGCCTACAACCCGGTGCGGTTGCTGCGCAGCCTTCGAGCCTTCCGTCATAACCCGCTGTTCAGCCGAGCAGCGATTGAGCGCTTCCGTTCCTACACCCACGCCGGGTTCCATCCCGACGACTGGGATAGCGCAGAAATCCTCGAACGTTGGACCAAGGAACTCTTCGACGCCGATGGCGGCCAACAGCTACGGAGTAACGTGTAG
- a CDS encoding TetR/AcrR family transcriptional regulator, which yields MRTRSKRWGGRTGAERRAERRQRLIDAATEIWSESGWAAVTMRGVCAKTGLNDRYFYEDFKTRDELLVAAWDGVRNEMLGEVSATLAERIGQPPMETIRVTIAAVVDRIAEDPGRAKILLAQHVGSSPLQDRRAVALQEATHLVIAASEPHLRPEADETALRMDTLVAVGGFVELITAWHAGLLDVIQGEIVEHTSRLAETLAERYLVDDAGL from the coding sequence GTGCGGACGCGGTCGAAGAGATGGGGCGGGCGTACCGGTGCTGAACGCCGGGCGGAGCGCCGTCAGCGCCTCATTGATGCCGCGACGGAAATCTGGAGTGAAAGCGGTTGGGCAGCAGTCACGATGAGAGGAGTGTGCGCCAAAACCGGCCTGAACGACCGTTACTTCTACGAAGACTTCAAGACCCGCGACGAGTTACTTGTCGCTGCATGGGACGGCGTGCGCAACGAGATGCTCGGTGAGGTTTCTGCGACGCTCGCAGAACGCATCGGGCAGCCGCCGATGGAGACCATCCGCGTGACCATCGCCGCGGTGGTCGACCGGATTGCAGAGGATCCGGGCAGGGCGAAGATTCTACTGGCTCAACACGTGGGCAGTTCCCCGCTTCAGGATCGGCGCGCTGTCGCACTGCAGGAGGCGACACACCTGGTGATCGCAGCCAGTGAGCCACACCTGAGGCCGGAAGCCGATGAAACCGCCCTTCGGATGGACACACTGGTGGCCGTTGGTGGCTTCGTCGAATTGATCACCGCATGGCATGCAGGTTTGCTTGACGTCATCCAGGGGGAGATCGTGGAGCACACGAGTCGGCTTGCCGAGACGCTCGCCGAACGTTATTTGGTCGACGACGCTGGCCTCTAA
- a CDS encoding IS3 family transposase (programmed frameshift), whose amino-acid sequence MPTPFPAEFRADVIAVARKGEAPLRQIAKDFGISEACLHRWLKIADREDGRGKPASAADAEDMAAQLREAHKRIKLLEQEAEVMRRAVGYLSRDANPKMMYPLVLDLAADGVPVTVTCRVLGFSTQAFYKWRKAPLSQRDWDDAHLINAAREIHADDPAFGYRFIADELPGRGITASENRVARLCSQERIWSIFAKKRGLNRRSGPPVHDDLVQRQFSAHAPNQVWLADITEHRTDEGKLYLCAIKDVYSNRIVGYSIDSRMKSSLAVAALDHAVALRSPVAAIVHSDRGSQFRSRKFVHALSHNGLHGSMGRVGACGDNAAMESFFALLQRNVLDRRRWTTRAELRMAIVIWIERTYHRRRRQRALGRLTPIEFELLHTPVATAA is encoded by the exons GTGCCGACACCGTTTCCTGCCGAGTTCCGTGCCGACGTCATCGCGGTGGCCCGCAAGGGCGAGGCGCCGCTGCGCCAGATCGCGAAGGACTTCGGCATATCGGAGGCTTGCCTGCACCGCTGGCTCAAGATCGCTGATCGTGAGGATGGCCGCGGTAAGCCCGCCTCAGCGGCCGATGCTGAGGACATGGCCGCGCAGCTGCGCGAAGCACACAAGCGGATCAAACTCCTCGAGCAAGAGGCCGAGGTGATGCGCCGCGCGGTCGGCTATCTGTCCCGGGACGCCAACCCAA AAATGATGTACCCGCTGGTCCTTGACCTTGCCGCTGACGGCGTGCCCGTCACGGTGACCTGCCGGGTCCTGGGATTCTCCACCCAGGCGTTCTACAAGTGGCGCAAAGCACCGCTGTCACAGCGGGATTGGGACGACGCGCACCTGATCAACGCGGCTCGCGAGATCCACGCTGATGATCCCGCTTTCGGGTACCGGTTCATCGCTGATGAGTTGCCTGGGCGCGGGATCACCGCCAGCGAGAACCGTGTCGCACGGCTGTGTTCCCAGGAACGGATCTGGTCGATCTTCGCCAAGAAGCGAGGGCTGAACCGCCGATCCGGGCCGCCCGTGCATGACGACCTCGTGCAACGTCAGTTCAGCGCCCACGCTCCCAACCAGGTCTGGCTGGCCGACATCACCGAGCACCGCACCGATGAAGGCAAGCTCTACCTCTGCGCCATCAAAGACGTCTACTCCAACCGGATTGTCGGCTACTCGATCGACTCCCGAATGAAGTCGTCGTTGGCCGTGGCGGCGCTGGACCACGCTGTGGCGCTGCGCTCACCGGTTGCGGCGATTGTCCACTCCGACAGGGGTAGCCAGTTTCGATCGCGAAAGTTCGTCCACGCGCTGTCACACAACGGATTACACGGATCGATGGGCCGTGTCGGTGCCTGCGGAGACAACGCAGCCATGGAGTCGTTCTTCGCCCTGTTGCAACGCAACGTCCTGGACCGACGACGCTGGACAACCCGCGCCGAACTCCGGATGGCGATCGTCATCTGGATCGAGCGGACCTACCACCGCCGCCGGCGCCAACGCGCCCTCGGCAGGCTCACCCCGATAGAGTTCGAACTGCTCCACACACCAGTCGCAACCGCGGCCTGA
- a CDS encoding PaaI family thioesterase: MDFPQFNKQIAEELQHAGGTSGGLAKYLDFRHIEFSAGRLVVEMDARADLLTPFGTLHGGCLSAMVDHCLGVVFYPVIPPGSWVATTEFKLNLLRPVSSGVCVAVADIIALGKRSGVARIDITNTGRPVCAAQGTVTVVAQSAS, translated from the coding sequence ATGGACTTCCCCCAGTTCAACAAGCAAATAGCCGAGGAGCTCCAGCACGCGGGGGGAACCTCGGGAGGGCTCGCCAAGTACTTGGACTTCCGCCACATCGAGTTCTCCGCCGGGAGACTGGTAGTGGAAATGGACGCCCGAGCCGATTTGTTGACTCCTTTCGGCACTCTGCATGGCGGATGCCTGTCAGCGATGGTCGACCACTGCTTGGGCGTGGTGTTCTATCCGGTGATCCCACCTGGGTCATGGGTGGCCACAACCGAATTCAAACTGAACCTCCTACGTCCGGTGTCCAGTGGAGTCTGCGTTGCGGTCGCCGACATCATCGCGCTGGGGAAGCGTAGCGGCGTCGCCAGGATCGACATCACCAATACGGGACGCCCGGTATGCGCCGCACAGGGAACAGTGACCGTCGTCGCCCAGAGCGCCTCGTGA
- a CDS encoding carboxymuconolactone decarboxylase family protein, whose translation MSSQSRVDMLALTDARERAAQCGIPDAMAELSVFRIALHQPPVAVALHGMLEALLWKGALDARLRELIIMRIGWVTDSVYEWTQHWRVARLLDVPERDLLGVRDWQNAGHFGEAERAVLAATDETLRDGTISDETWAECQRALHGDPAVLVELVAAIGNWRLFSALLRSLHVPLEDGLEGWPPDGVRPSVD comes from the coding sequence GTGAGCAGCCAAAGCCGGGTTGACATGCTTGCCCTGACAGATGCCCGCGAGCGCGCCGCTCAATGCGGGATTCCGGACGCCATGGCTGAACTGTCTGTTTTCAGGATCGCGCTTCATCAGCCCCCTGTAGCCGTCGCATTGCATGGAATGCTGGAGGCGTTGCTGTGGAAAGGCGCGCTGGATGCGCGGCTACGGGAGCTGATCATCATGCGAATCGGCTGGGTCACTGATTCGGTCTATGAGTGGACGCAACACTGGAGGGTTGCCCGCTTGCTCGATGTGCCCGAACGCGACCTGCTCGGGGTGCGCGACTGGCAGAACGCCGGCCACTTCGGCGAAGCCGAGCGGGCGGTACTGGCGGCGACAGACGAGACGTTGCGTGACGGCACCATCTCGGATGAAACCTGGGCTGAGTGTCAGCGCGCGTTGCACGGGGACCCGGCCGTCCTCGTCGAACTCGTCGCCGCGATCGGGAATTGGAGATTGTTCTCAGCGCTGCTGCGGTCCTTGCACGTGCCGCTAGAAGACGGCCTCGAAGGATGGCCCCCTGACGGAGTTCGACCCTCCGTTGACTGA